In the genome of Sorangium aterium, one region contains:
- a CDS encoding TetR/AcrR family transcriptional regulator: MPRLADRRARIELLRAAEAAFTERGLAAARVEDITERAGVSKGAFYLHFQSKDDCFKQIVETFIARLADCVEPPPVVFEAERASVNEYFKRLLAHDMEVLEFCWQNRALLRMMLAGGGGTPYAYLIDEFAQRVARQVEGRLRYAIDIGLYRRDLDPSVIAALMSGAFDRLVRKLIDAPCRPDIAAWAAQVLQLFTHGLLAPEVRAVADQSVMEAPPRSARQTADPAPASASSSERRRSKAKTT, translated from the coding sequence ATGCCCCGCCTCGCCGATCGCCGCGCCAGGATCGAGCTGCTCCGCGCCGCCGAGGCTGCCTTTACCGAGCGCGGCCTGGCCGCCGCGAGGGTCGAGGACATCACCGAGCGCGCGGGCGTCTCGAAGGGCGCGTTCTACCTGCACTTCCAGAGCAAGGACGACTGCTTCAAGCAGATCGTCGAGACCTTCATCGCGCGCCTCGCCGACTGCGTGGAGCCGCCGCCCGTCGTCTTCGAGGCCGAGCGAGCGTCGGTGAACGAGTACTTCAAGCGGCTCCTCGCCCACGACATGGAGGTGCTCGAGTTCTGCTGGCAGAACCGGGCGCTCCTCAGGATGATGCTGGCGGGCGGCGGTGGGACTCCGTACGCTTACCTGATCGACGAGTTCGCCCAGCGCGTCGCCCGGCAGGTGGAGGGCCGCCTCCGGTACGCGATCGACATCGGCCTCTACCGGCGCGATCTGGATCCCAGCGTCATCGCCGCGCTCATGTCCGGCGCCTTCGATCGCCTGGTGCGCAAGCTCATCGACGCGCCGTGCAGGCCGGACATCGCGGCCTGGGCTGCGCAGGTGCTCCAGCTCTTCACGCACGGCCTGCTCGCCCCGGAGGTGCGCGCCGTCGCTGACCAGTCGGTCATGGAAGCACCCCCGCGCAGCGCGCGGCAGACCGCCGATCCGGCGCCTGCCTCGGCGTCGAGCAGCGAGCGCCGGCGCTCCAAGGCGAAGACGACGTAG
- a CDS encoding UdgX family uracil-DNA binding protein (This protein belongs to the uracil DNA glycosylase superfamily, members of which act in excision repair of DNA. However, it belongs more specifically to UdgX branch, whose founding member was found to bind uracil in DNA (where it does not belong), without cleaving it, appears to promote DNA repair by a pathway involving RecA, rather than base excision.) yields the protein MATVARRNAAGRGVGEATAAALVPSPPSLPSLREAAARCQACPLWERGTQTVFGEGAARSDVLLVGEQPGDKEDLAGKPFVGPAGQLLDRALEAAGIERRRAYVTNVVKHFKWEPRGKRRIHVKPDAREIRACLPWLAAEIAVVQPAIVVCLGATAAQALLGGSFRVTRERGRIVASPLAPRVLATVHPASILRMPDEATRRAELSRFIEDLAVAARALG from the coding sequence ATGGCCACCGTGGCGAGACGAAATGCAGCAGGGCGCGGCGTCGGCGAGGCGACGGCGGCGGCGCTCGTCCCCAGCCCTCCCTCGTTGCCGAGCCTGCGCGAGGCCGCCGCGCGGTGCCAGGCGTGTCCGCTCTGGGAGCGGGGGACGCAGACGGTGTTCGGCGAGGGCGCGGCGCGATCGGACGTGCTCCTCGTCGGCGAACAGCCGGGTGACAAGGAGGACCTGGCCGGTAAACCGTTCGTGGGCCCAGCGGGGCAGCTGCTCGATCGCGCGCTCGAGGCGGCGGGGATCGAGCGGCGCCGGGCGTACGTGACCAACGTGGTGAAGCACTTCAAGTGGGAGCCGCGCGGCAAGCGCCGCATCCACGTGAAGCCGGACGCGCGCGAGATCCGCGCGTGCCTGCCGTGGCTCGCCGCGGAGATCGCGGTGGTGCAGCCGGCGATCGTGGTATGCCTCGGCGCGACGGCGGCGCAGGCGCTGCTCGGCGGCTCGTTCCGGGTCACGCGCGAGCGCGGCAGGATCGTTGCCTCGCCGCTCGCGCCGCGCGTGCTGGCGACCGTGCATCCCGCGTCGATCCTCCGCATGCCGGACGAAGCGACGAGGCGAGCCGAGCTCTCCCGCTTCATCGAGGATCTCGCGGTGGCGGCGCGCGCGCTCGGCTGA